In Pygocentrus nattereri isolate fPygNat1 chromosome 26, fPygNat1.pri, whole genome shotgun sequence, one genomic interval encodes:
- the LOC108415094 gene encoding probable N-acetyltransferase CML1, with product SYAPPPLSLCLSLSLCVPVHILIRKFQPSDHEAVTALFQDGIQEHIIPSFTHAISQPLHITVTLCFFTVGYILGGGSVVLALLAGGLWIGLLYYCCYEFYAGYVRLKLNTDMRDIAGFYLSSPDNCFWVAEAEINGQPQIMGIVAVEGKEPPDSGQKYGELFRMSVSSASRRTGLGWRLGQTVINFCKERGFSKIVLHTSSTHSAAVALYYKMGFKLVQTPEEDEAPWWVLWLVRVSLLRMEKILQPCKDM from the coding sequence TCCtatgcacccccccccctctctctctgtctctctctctctctctgtgttccaGTGCATATATTAATTAGGAAATTCCAGCCCTCAGACCATGAGGCTGTGACAGCTTTGTTTCAAGATGGAATCCAGGAGCACATCATCCCGTCCTTCACTCACGCCATTTCTCAGCCACTCCACATCACTGTGACCCTGTGCTTTTTCACTGTGGGCTATATACTGGGTGGAGGATCAGTTGTCCTGGCCCTGCTGGCTGGAGGTTTGTGGATAGGTCTgctgtactactgctgctatGAGTTCTATGCTGGTTATGTCCGATTAAAGCTTAACACAGACATGCGGGACATTGCAGGCTTCTACCTCAGCAGTCCAGATAACTGCTTCTGGGTCGCTGAGGCTGAAATCAACGGCCAACCTCAGATCATGGGTATAGTGGCTGTGGAGGGCAAAGAACCTCCAGACAGTGGGCAAAAGTATGGAGAACTTTTCCGGATGAGTGTATCGTCCGCATCTCGCCGCACTGGCCTCGGCTGGCGACTCGGTCAAACGGTCATAAACTTTTGTAAAGAGCGAGGGTTCTCGAAGATTGTGCTTCACACTAGTTCTACACATTCAGCAGCTGTGGCTCTCTACTATAAGATGGGCTTTAAACTTGTGCAAACTCCTGAGGAAGATGAAGCTCCTTGGTGGGTCCTCTGGCTGGTCAGAGTTTCACTCCTGAGGATGGAGAAAATCCTACAGCCATGTAAAGACATGTAG